In Microbacterium maritypicum, the following are encoded in one genomic region:
- a CDS encoding nuclear transport factor 2 family protein yields the protein MTIPVTSLDQLNLAFADRFNARDLDGLMALNTSDVVFVPAPGTAVTGTAAVRGALEQFLGLNLPISMRVRHVFESAGTGLAIADWTITGTGPDGSEIALAGTTADVAVHDEVHGWRYAVDNPFGTA from the coding sequence ATGACCATCCCCGTGACCTCCCTCGACCAGCTGAACCTGGCGTTCGCCGACCGGTTCAACGCCCGCGACCTCGACGGCCTGATGGCCTTGAACACGTCGGACGTCGTCTTCGTCCCTGCGCCGGGAACGGCCGTCACGGGCACGGCCGCCGTGCGCGGCGCGCTCGAGCAGTTCCTCGGGCTGAACCTGCCCATCTCGATGCGTGTCCGTCACGTCTTCGAGAGTGCCGGTACCGGACTCGCGATCGCGGACTGGACCATCACCGGCACCGGTCCCGACGGTTCCGAGATCGCCCTCGCGGGCACCACGGCCGATGTCGCGGTGCACGACGAGGTGCACGGCTGGCGGTACGCCGTCGACAACCCCTTCGGCACGGCCTGA